Proteins co-encoded in one Rhopalosiphum maidis isolate BTI-1 chromosome 2, ASM367621v3, whole genome shotgun sequence genomic window:
- the LOC113554274 gene encoding UNC93-like protein MFSD11, with translation MDKRLLNVSLLGLAFMFVFTAFQTMGNIEKTILKSIQNDYPSFTGDGYTSLSIIYVVFALCNWISPSIVSFAGSRIAMFIGSCCYTMFLVSFLWPTTFLLYFMSAIIGFGASVIWTGQGTYLTLNSDSSTMSRNSGIFWALLQMSMFLGNTFVFFALRDKNHLDESTRTLVFTVLIAVCFLGTLLFLLLRSPVSSEGTENERGETLSPIQEIKNSLSLFLTEDMCLLNMSFFFTGLHLSFYSGVYSSSIGFTTAMGTNSKQLVGLSGILIGVGEILGGFLFSILGKKTSDNNVESKGFSHSAVVALGFIINIVAYGLIFINLPDDSPFGDTNAKSFIEPNQYLAIFCSFLLGFGDSCFNTQIYNVIGQRYSENSAPAMALFKFMQSIAAAVSFFYSNHFGMYVQLTLLVITLIMGTLSFFKVDKSIDNRYKEF, from the exons atggATAAAAGGCTATTAAATGTTAGCCTGTTAGGCTTGGCCTTCATGTTTGTTTTTACTGCATTTCAAACAATGGGAAATATTGAA aaaactaTACTGAAAAGTATTCAAAATGATTATCCATCATTTACTGGTGATGGATATACTAGTTTGTCCATTATCTATGTTGTGTTTGCTTTATGTAATTGGATATCTCCATCAATTGTCAGTTTTGCAGGTTCTAGAATAGCTATGTTTATTGGATCATGTTGTTACAC tatgttCCTGGTATCATTTCTTTGGCCGACTacctttttactttattttatgtctGCAATAATTGGTTTTGGTGCTTCAGTTATTTGGACAGGACAAGGGacgtatttaactttaaattctgATTCTTCTACGATGTCCAGAAATTCAGGAATATTTTGGGCGTTGTTGCAAATGag TATGTTTTTAGGAAATACATTTGTGTTTTTTGCACTTCGGGATAAAAATCATTTGGACGAATCAACAAGAACATTAGTCTTCACTGTCCTCATAGCTGTATGTTTTTTgggcacattattatttttacttttacgaTCCCCTGTAAGTTCGGAAGGAACTGAAAATGAACGAGGAGAAACTTTATCACCTattcaagaaataaaaaattctttatcCCTTTTTTTAACTGAAGACATGtgcttattaaatatgtcatttttttttactg GTTTACATTTGTCATTTTATAGTGGTGTCTATAGTTCAAGTATTGGATTTACTACAGCAATGGGGACTAACAGCAAACAGCTTGTTGGCTTATCCGGAATCTTGATTGGTGTTGGCGAAATTTTAG GAGGTTTTCTGTTCAGCATTTTGGGTAAAAAAACTTCTGATAACAACGTTGAATCTAAAGGATTCAGTCATTCAGCAGTGGTTGCTTtaggttttattataaatattgttgcatacggtttgatatttataaatttaccagACGATTCACCGTTTGGTGATACAAACGCCAAATCATTTATTGAacctaa tcaatACCTGGCAATTTTCTGCAGTTTTCTTTTGGGTTTTGGCGACAGTTGTTTCAATACCCAAATTTACAATGTGATAGGACAAAGATATTCTGAAAATAGTGCTCCAGCTATGGCTTTGTTCAAATTCAtgcag tcaatAGCTGCTGCTGTTAGTTTCTTCTACAGCAATCATTTTGGAATGTATGTTCAACTAACCTTGTTGGTCATCACATTAATCATGGGTACTCTGTCATTTTTCAAAGTAGATAAGTCTATTGATAACCG atataaagaattttag